Proteins encoded within one genomic window of Fusarium musae strain F31 chromosome 4, whole genome shotgun sequence:
- a CDS encoding hypothetical protein (EggNog:ENOG41) has translation MSGFEIAGIVLGTLPLVVTALEAYSNFLRDWGKAPAELRSLNRQLSTERVRLCNVCEQLISDVVSQRDIEPMLQDPFGPLWQAKETNDRIRQRLWDSYSPFEDTVKEVGEALESVMLRLRIDVSSDGTVQWIDRKRVTRDFKKLLYRLNRKDYQEALETISKGITSLEGLTQQSVGLEPRRRKQSRCKVFKVLRDLSASFYRALCSSILCTDSHDVSLELATRFIEVGHECDDEKIIQNAQFRLAISFEVAKGPTSKMFWDEVNIKAMSVSMAVPATPCVVATKTKSSKRVSFGIDRALSRLNLTETATEVKPSVKTAMAILARPATDIAFIKCPEESSAMPTISPLDLCLALKKAHQERPACYGHLIDKECSHRHFQVCPLGTVMNSDGWSIVTLEDVLEGKQGLRPLILLAEKVRLALVIASSVLQLSKTPWLPEALTPSNIHFFRRGDTLSYEHPFLQRRLPECSLKRLNNTTDRIGYSLSSNPTLFALGILLLEIILGSSLGQLRMPDEQSSDNENDCLIQNLTIANRMLEQRVALINPAYKEVVERCIGCTDSKELDEDDFRQTVYNGVVMELEAIWDHTKLGM, from the exons ATGTCTGGATTCGAGATCGCAGGTATAGTCCTGGGGACACTTCCCCTCGTCGTCACAGCCTTAGAAGCCTACAGCAACTTCCTACGCGATTGGGGCAAGGCTCCGGCGGAGCTGAGGAGCCTCAACCGGCAATTATCCACTGAACGGGTGAGACTGTGCAACGTCTGCGAACAGCTCATCAGCGATGTTGTATCGCAACGAGATATTGAGCCGATGCTTCAGGATCCATTTGGACCTCTCTGGCAGGCCAAGGAGACCAACGACAGGATTCGGCAGAGGCTATGGGACTCGTACAGCCCGTTTGAAGACACGGTCAAAGAAGTCGGAGAAGCCTTGGAGAGTGTGATGCTGCGGCTTAGAATTGACGTATCATCCGATGGGACG GTTCAATGGATTGACCGTAAGCGAGTCACTCGCGAtttcaagaagcttctttACCGCCTGAACAGAAAGGACTATCAAGAAGCTCTAGAAACCATCTCCAAAGGCATCACAAGTCTCGAGGGCCTAACGCAGCAGAGCGTTGGCCTTGAGCCTAGACGCCGGAAACAGTCTAGATGCAAGGTCTTCAAGGTCTTGCGGGACCTCTCAGCGAGCTTCTATCGAGCGTTATGCTCTAGTATTCTGTGTACCGATTCTCACGACGTCAGTCTCGAACTGGCGACACGATTCATAGAGGTTGGACATGAGTGCGACGACGAGAAGATCATCCAGAATGCTCAATTCAGACTGGCTATTTCCTTTGAAGTTGCCAAAGGCCCGACGAGCAAGATGTTCTGGGATGAAGTCAATATCAAGGCTATGTCCGTATCAATGGCCGTGCCGGCCACGCCATGTGTTGTGGCTACCAAGACTAAGAGTTCGAAGCGCGTGTCTTTTGGCATTGATCGGGCGCTATCTCGCTTGAATCTCACAGAAACTGCTACGGAAGTCAAGCCCAGCGTCAAGACTGCCATGGCTATCTTAGCTCGCCCCGCTACCGACATTGCTTTTATCAAGTGTCCTGAAGAAAGCAGTGCCATGCCGACGATAAGCCCTCTGGACCTTTGTCTGGCTCTGAAAAAGGCCCACCAGGAGAGACCTGCTTGTTACGGCCACTTGATTGACAAGGAATGTAGCCACCGCCATTTCCAGGTATGCCCGTTGGGAACAGTAATGAACAGCGATGGTTGGTCGATAGTGACACTCGAAGATGTTCTTGAGGGCAAGCAGGGTCTTCGACCATTGATATTGTTGGCAGAGAAAGTCAGACTGGCACTCGTCATCGCCTCCAGCGTGCTGCAGTTGAGCAAAACGCCCTGGCTTCCCGAGGCTCTAACGCCAAGCAACATACATTTCTTCAGGCGTGGAGACACGCTCTCCTATGAGCATCCGTTCCTACAGAGGAGGCTACCTGAGTGCTCACTGAAGCGCCTCAATAATACGACGGACCGTATCGGTTACTCTTTATCGAGCAACCCAACGCTCTTTGCACTCGGCATTCTGTTGCTGGAGATTATTCTGGGTTCTTCGCTTGGGCAGCTACGGATGCCAGACGAGCAAAGCTCCGACAATGAGAACGATTGCCTAATCCAGAACTTGACTATTGCAAATAGGATGCTAGAGCAGAGAGTAGCGTTGATCAACCCAGCGTACAAGGAAGTGGTTGAAAGGTGTATAGGATGTACAGATTCTAAAGAgctcgacgaggatgactttCGGCAGACAGTGTATAATGGTGTTGTTATGGAGCTGGAAGCCATCTGGGATCACACAAAGCTTGGAATGTGA